A DNA window from Arachis duranensis cultivar V14167 chromosome 3, aradu.V14167.gnm2.J7QH, whole genome shotgun sequence contains the following coding sequences:
- the LOC107478841 gene encoding IQ domain-containing protein IQM1 isoform X1, translating to MGLSLSLLLSAWEEIVRHSLFSLSFNVNFGSKDGAVILRAGSFKRREPESSTVVVSNGSSSSSKLKEFRPEHVTLERNLSCVEDMKKKMNSGCGKEKLKQHKPVPVLSLPEAVVFSSPRPVSKLDAAATKLQKVYKSYRTRRNLADCAVVVEELWWKALDFAALKRSSVSFFDVEKQESAVSRWARARTRAAKVGKGLSKNDKAQKLALQHWLEAIDPRHRYGHNLHLYYDIWFESQSTQPFFYWLDVGDGKEINLEKCPRTTLQRQCIKYLGPKEREEYEVIVENGKLVYRQDGRPVDTDGKCKWIFVLSTTRSLYVGQKQKGMFQHSSFLAGAATTAAGRLVVHQGVLEAIWPYSGHYHPTEENFKEFISFLKEHNVDLSNVKQRYAIDDDEPSIIGTNSFIATNESQPPKGPTQISQPGTATSINANKRDAKAKKEVKDKSFEAPIFDMSKRLSCKWSTGNGPRIGCVRDYPEHLQSRALEHVNLSPRPASARYGPIPSPRPSPKVRISPRLAYMGLPSPRTSIPAAS from the exons ATGGGATTATCACTTTCATTGCTCTTATCAGCTTGGGAAGAAATTGTTAGGCATTCACTGTTTAGTCTCTCATTCAACGTCAATTTTGGTTCCAAGGATGGTGCGGTGATCTTGAGAGCAGGGAGCTTCAAGAGAAGAGAACCAGAATCAAGCACTGTGGTGGTTTCAaatggttcttcttcttcttccaagttGAAGGAGTTTAGGCCAGAACATGTGACCCTTGAAAGGAACCTTTCATGTGTTGAagacatgaagaagaagatgaattcagggtgtggaaaagaaaaattgaagcaGCATAAGCCTGTGCCTGTTCTATCTCTCCCTGAGGCTGTGGTTTTCTCTTCTCCGAGGCCGGTTAGCAAGCTCGATGCAGCTGCCACTAAGCTGCAGAAGGTTTATAAGAGTTACCGTACCAGAAGAAACTTGGCAGATTGTGCTGTGGTGGTGGAGGAACTATG GTGGAAGGCATTGGATTTTGCTGCTCTTAAAAGGAGTTCAGTTTCATTCTTTGATGTGGAGAAACAAGAATCTGCTGTGTCAAGGTGGGCAAGGGCAAGAACAAGAGCAGCTAAG GTTGGTAAAGGTTTGTCCAAGAATGATAAGGCACAAAAATTGGCCCTTCAACATTGGCTTGAAGCT ATTGACCCACGTCATCGTTACGGACACAATTTGCACTTGTATTATGATATTTGGTTTGAAAGCCAAAGCACTCAACCATTCTTCTACTG GTTGGATGTTGGAGATGGTAAAGAAATTAATCTTGAGAAGTGTCCAAGGACCACTTTACAGCGCCAGTGCATTAAATATCTTGGACCA aaagaaagggaagaatATGAAGTGATTGTTGAGAATGGGAAATTGGTGTATAGACAAGATGGGAGGCCTGTGGATACTGATGGAAAGTGCAAATGGATATTTGTTCTCAGCACCACAAGGTCCTTGTATGTGGGACAAAAGCAGAAGGGTATGTTTCAGCATTCAAGCTTTCTTGCCGGTGCTGCAACGACAGCTGCAGGCAGATTAGTTGTTcatcaaggtgttcttgag GCAATTTGGCCATATAGTGGTCACTACCACCCAACAGAAGAGAACTTCAAAGAATTCATAAGCTTCCTTAAAGAGCACAATGTAGACCTCTCTAATGTCAAG CAGAGATATGCTATAGATGATGATGAACCTTCAATTATTGGTACCAATTCATTTATTGCCACCAATGAATCACAACCACCAAAAGGTCCCACTCAAATTTCTCAACCAGGCACAGCAACTTCAATCAATGCCAACAAGAGAGATGCAAAAGCTAAGAAAGAGGTTAAGGATAAGAGTTTTGAGGCTCCAATATTTGACATGTCTAAGAGGCTATCTTGCAAGTGGTCCACTGGGAATGGACCAAGAATTGGGTGTGTCCGTGACTACCCGGAACACCTTCAATCAAGGGCACTGGAGCACGTTAACTTGTCACCAAGACCCGCGTCTGCTCGATATGGCCCAATTCCGTCACCTAGGCCCAGCCCAAAAGTTAGGATATCACCTAGGCTTGCATACATGGGCCTACCAAGCCCAAGAACCTCTATTCCCGCTGCAAGTTGA
- the LOC107478841 gene encoding IQ domain-containing protein IQM1 isoform X2, whose translation MGLSLSLLLSAWEEIVRHSLFSLSFNVNFGSKDGAVILRAGSFKRREPESSTVVVSNGSSSSSKLKEFRPEHVTLERNLSCVEDMKKKMNSGCGKEKLKQHKPVPVLSLPEAVVFSSPRPVSKLDAAATKLQKVYKSYRTRRNLADCAVVVEELWWKALDFAALKRSSVSFFDVEKQESAVSRWARARTRAAKVGKGLSKNDKAQKLALQHWLEAIDPRHRYGHNLHLYYDIWFESQSTQPFFYWLDVGDGKEINLEKCPRTTLQRQCIKYLGPKEREEYEVIVENGKLVYRQDGRPVDTDGKCKWIFVLSTTRSLYVGQKQKGMFQHSSFLAGAATTAAGRLVVHQGVLEAIWPYSGHYHPTEENFKEFISFLKEHNVDLSNVKRYAIDDDEPSIIGTNSFIATNESQPPKGPTQISQPGTATSINANKRDAKAKKEVKDKSFEAPIFDMSKRLSCKWSTGNGPRIGCVRDYPEHLQSRALEHVNLSPRPASARYGPIPSPRPSPKVRISPRLAYMGLPSPRTSIPAAS comes from the exons ATGGGATTATCACTTTCATTGCTCTTATCAGCTTGGGAAGAAATTGTTAGGCATTCACTGTTTAGTCTCTCATTCAACGTCAATTTTGGTTCCAAGGATGGTGCGGTGATCTTGAGAGCAGGGAGCTTCAAGAGAAGAGAACCAGAATCAAGCACTGTGGTGGTTTCAaatggttcttcttcttcttccaagttGAAGGAGTTTAGGCCAGAACATGTGACCCTTGAAAGGAACCTTTCATGTGTTGAagacatgaagaagaagatgaattcagggtgtggaaaagaaaaattgaagcaGCATAAGCCTGTGCCTGTTCTATCTCTCCCTGAGGCTGTGGTTTTCTCTTCTCCGAGGCCGGTTAGCAAGCTCGATGCAGCTGCCACTAAGCTGCAGAAGGTTTATAAGAGTTACCGTACCAGAAGAAACTTGGCAGATTGTGCTGTGGTGGTGGAGGAACTATG GTGGAAGGCATTGGATTTTGCTGCTCTTAAAAGGAGTTCAGTTTCATTCTTTGATGTGGAGAAACAAGAATCTGCTGTGTCAAGGTGGGCAAGGGCAAGAACAAGAGCAGCTAAG GTTGGTAAAGGTTTGTCCAAGAATGATAAGGCACAAAAATTGGCCCTTCAACATTGGCTTGAAGCT ATTGACCCACGTCATCGTTACGGACACAATTTGCACTTGTATTATGATATTTGGTTTGAAAGCCAAAGCACTCAACCATTCTTCTACTG GTTGGATGTTGGAGATGGTAAAGAAATTAATCTTGAGAAGTGTCCAAGGACCACTTTACAGCGCCAGTGCATTAAATATCTTGGACCA aaagaaagggaagaatATGAAGTGATTGTTGAGAATGGGAAATTGGTGTATAGACAAGATGGGAGGCCTGTGGATACTGATGGAAAGTGCAAATGGATATTTGTTCTCAGCACCACAAGGTCCTTGTATGTGGGACAAAAGCAGAAGGGTATGTTTCAGCATTCAAGCTTTCTTGCCGGTGCTGCAACGACAGCTGCAGGCAGATTAGTTGTTcatcaaggtgttcttgag GCAATTTGGCCATATAGTGGTCACTACCACCCAACAGAAGAGAACTTCAAAGAATTCATAAGCTTCCTTAAAGAGCACAATGTAGACCTCTCTAATGTCAAG AGATATGCTATAGATGATGATGAACCTTCAATTATTGGTACCAATTCATTTATTGCCACCAATGAATCACAACCACCAAAAGGTCCCACTCAAATTTCTCAACCAGGCACAGCAACTTCAATCAATGCCAACAAGAGAGATGCAAAAGCTAAGAAAGAGGTTAAGGATAAGAGTTTTGAGGCTCCAATATTTGACATGTCTAAGAGGCTATCTTGCAAGTGGTCCACTGGGAATGGACCAAGAATTGGGTGTGTCCGTGACTACCCGGAACACCTTCAATCAAGGGCACTGGAGCACGTTAACTTGTCACCAAGACCCGCGTCTGCTCGATATGGCCCAATTCCGTCACCTAGGCCCAGCCCAAAAGTTAGGATATCACCTAGGCTTGCATACATGGGCCTACCAAGCCCAAGAACCTCTATTCCCGCTGCAAGTTGA